The sequence below is a genomic window from Ornithobacterium rhinotracheale.
TTGGCCAATTCCTATTTGCTAGATATCTCAGATGCAAGTCTAGCCGCCGAGATGTTGTGGTATTTTGTGGAAGCAAGGAATAATTTAAAAGATGATAGTGATAGAGAGCGCTTTCGGGTGCTGTATGAGGAGGAGGAAATCATTTTCTATAAAGCCACAAATTCCGAGAGATGGTGGATAGAGGTGGCGGTAGACGGCATTAAAAAACTAATACCGTGTAGCGAAAACGATTATAGGCAAACACTAAATGGAGATCTTCCAGAAAAGTGGTTTAAATTTTATAAGAGATTTTACTAAAAATAGAAATTAAGAAAAAGAATTTTAGCCTAAAAATCAATACATAGCATTTATTTTTGGGTAGTTCAGAAAAATATAATAGTTTTACAAACTCTAAAACGAAGAGTAAAAATGATAAGAATTTATTTAGCTGTATTTATGGCAGTCACTTTGACTTCTTGTAACATTTCCAGCGGGAAAAAGAAGTCCTTTAATGACAGAGGAATGATAATTCCTCGCAATAAATCAAAAAGCTTTATCCCACAGCGTCCAGTGGGTATGGTGCCCATACCAGGCGGTTCTTTTGTAATGGGGCAAACGGATTATGATTTTGCTCAGCAACGAAACGCCTCGCCTAAAACGGTTTCCGTCTCAGGATTCTTTATGGACGAGACTGAAATTACCAATGATATGTATCACGATTTTGTGAACTATGTGAGGGACTCTATCGTGAGACAGCGCCTCGCTGAACGCGCCAATGAGCTGGGATATAGTGGTGGAGATAATCAAGGGCAAACGGGAATTGCAGAATATGCCTTTAAAGTGCGCACAAATGATAATGGCGACCCCTCTGCGTATGACCAATACATCAATGAAATGGCTGATGGTAGAAGTGGCTATGACTCTGAACGCCAGCTAAATTGGGATATTCCAATCATTTGGGATAAATATGAATACCCCGATAGAGACTATGTGGAGGTGATGGAGAGTATGTACTATCCGCCAGAAGATAGATTTAATGGAGAAAGATTAATTGATGTGAGAAAACTTAATTATGTCTTCACAGAGATTGATAAAAATAAAGCCGCTCAATACTCAAAAAGCGGAAAGACAAGAAAAGAATTTGTAACCACCAATACAATCAATGTTTACCCAGACACCACTGTGTGGGTGAGAGACTTTAATTACGCATATAACGACCCTCTACACCAAGATTATTTCTGGAATACAGCCTATTCCAAATATCCCGTTGTGGGAGTAACTTGGGACCAAGCCAGAGGATTCTGCGCGTATAGAACAGATAAGCACAGAAAATACAATCAATCCAGAAAAAGCAAATCCGCAAGCGATGTCATTGTATACCGCCTGCCCACCGAGGTAGAGTGGGAATACGCCGCGAGAGGAGGCCTGCAAGATGCCCCATACCCTTGGGGAGGCCCGTATTTAATGGATAGTAGAGGTTGCTATTTGGCAAACTTTAAGCCTAAACGAGGCGACTATGTGGAAGACTGCTGCTCAAAATCTAAAAAAGCGGGCTTTATATATACCGCACCAGTTAAATCATTCTATCCAAATGATTATGGGCTGTACGATATGGCTGGTAATGTTGCCGAGTGGACACAGTCTCCATACGGAACTACTTCTAGCGAATACACCTCAACCCTGAACCCATACCTAGGCGCAGGCAAAGAAAATAAAAAGAAAACTGTGAAAGGAGGCTCTTGGAAAGATGTAGGATACCTGCTTATGGTAGCTAATCGAGAGTATGAAAATAAAGATTCCGCACGAAGCTACATCGGGTTTAGAACCGTGCAGTCTATCCCAGAAGGAGCCGATGTAAATTACAGAAGAATAAGAAAATAAGAATAAATCAAAAATTTGAAAAATTAAACTCATAATAGAATTATGGCAGCTAAAACAAAAAAGAAAGATGTAATATTAAACATGGTGTACTCGCTAGGGGCCGCCGTGGTAATCATTGGAGCATTATTTAAAATAAATCACTGGGGTTTTGGGCCGCTAAACGGTTCAATCTTATTGGCAATAGGGCTTGGAGTAGAGGCACTTATATTCATTATATTTGCATTCGACCCACCAGCAGGCGAGTACGAATGGGAGAGAGCCTACCCAGAATTAGCCGACCCTAATGCTAAACCAGTTGCAAGAAGACAAAATTTTGCCATAGAGCCAGAAATTTCTGAATCCTCATTAAGTGCAAAATTAGATAAAATGTTGGCAGAGGCTAAGCTTGATGCGGCTTTAATGACAAGGTTGAAAGATGGAATCAGCAGTTTTAGCTCCACTGTGGAGGAGATGAATAGAACGGTAGATGCCTCAAGAAATACTCAAAAATATGGAGACCAATTGGCACTAGCGGCTAACCATATGGAGTCCTTAAATTCGCTTTACCAATTGCAATTAGAAAATGGTAAAAAACAAGTAGAATTAAACCAAAAATTCATCAATGAAATGCAAAAATCAGCCTCAGGCTCTGAGCAATTTATGGCAGAGATGAATAAATTAACTCAAAATGTAAATGATTTAAACAAAGTGTATGGCGGAATGCTATCAGCCATGAGACTACCCAATGTTTAATTCAAAATTAATTACTAATTCTACAAAGATTTAAACCATGGCAAAGGGAAATTTACCACCACGCCAGAAGATGATTAACCTGATGTATCTTATCTTCATTGCTATGATGGCGATGCAGATAGATAGAGAGGTGTTGAGAAGTTTTGAAGGCGTAAATACTTCGCTCACAGATGCGTATACATTGGCGAGCGAAAATAATAATACATTCTACGAGCAAATTAAGAATAAAGCCAAAGATGATGCCGATTACCAAAAAGTGCAGGAAAAGGCAGAAAATGTAAAGGCAAAATCAAATGAAGTTTTCCAAGCAATAGAGGCTGTAAAGCAAAAATTAATTGCTGAAACTGGCTACCAAGCACCCCGAGAGGGAGAGGAAACTAGCTATAACTCATTACAAAATACCGATGCGGTGACTAATCTACTTTTTAGAGACCAAGACCCTTCGGAAACTGGAATTGAGCTGAAAAATAAAATTAATGAATACCATAATTTTATGCTCTCTCAGTATGCAAGCGATAGAGATAAGTCGCGTGTAAATAAGCTATTTAGTACAGAGGGTGAGGCTAAAAAAGAGTGGTTGTATCGAATGTTTTATAACCAGCCTATGGTTGCTGCCCTTACTAATTTATCCAAAATCCAGTCAGATGTGCGCACAGAAGAGGGTAACTTGGTGCGTAACTTGCTGTCAGATAAGTTGGAAGATGAAATTCAATTAAAGGCATTCCAGCCAATTGTAGACATTCCGCCAATTGTGAAAAAAGGCGAAAAAGTAGTGGCAAATATTGCTTTTGGAGCATACGATAATACATTACAGGGCTCGGTAACTGCCAATGGCCGCCGGATTGCTTTGTCTAATGGTAGAGCTACTTTTGACTTGAATACATCAGCCGATGGTACGCAGACGGTGAGAGGTACTATGACTTATAAAAAGCCAGATGGCTCAACTGAGACTATGCCATTTGAGCGCACCTATCAAGTTGTAGGCGAAACATTAGCCAAGGCACCTACAGGAGGATCCATCTCAGCAGATAAAATGAATGTTGTGTACAGAGGCGTAACAAACCCTATTACTGCAACCATCAACGGAGCAGATGGCCCAATTAATATGACAGCTTCCACAGGATCACTTAGTGGATCAAACGGAAAATATAATTACCGAGTTTCTTCTGGAAACACCGTAGTATTTACCGCAAGTGCTAAAACATCAAGTGGAGCAGTTGTAACAGAGAAAAAGGAATTTAGAATAAAACCAGTTCCACCGCCACAAGGACAAATTCGTGGCAAAAATTCACTCACCACCTCGGTAAGTTCGCTTTCAAGGCTTACGGTAGAGGCTGCAATTCCAAACTTTGAGTTCCCAGTGAGCTTTACTGTAAAAAGCTTTAAAGTAAAAGTGCCAGGGCAGAGAACTGTGAGCGTTACTGGAAATAACTTAAGTGGCGCAGAGAGAGTGCTGAAAACTGTGAAATCAGGAGATGCCGTAAACATCTTTGATATCGAGGCCACAGCCTCAGGTATTGATGGCAGAATTCCAAACATCTCGCCAGTAGTAATAGATGTGCAATAAAAAATCGTAATGTAGAACAAACATTCATAAAAAATGAAATTTAAAATATTAAACATAGCGATGGTACTTATGGGCGTATTCGTTGCAAATGCCCAGTCTGTACTCAATGCTAAATCACCAGAGGAGCTTCGCAAAATGAGAGAGGAGGGCCTTTCCCTAAATGCGAAAGGCGAAAAAGTCCAAAATGCCGATGAGCCAATGCCCTATGGCTATATTGAGGACAATGATGTGCTGTGGTCCAAAGTAGTGTGGGAAATCATCGATATGAATGAGAAGCTCAATCAGCCTTATTACAACTCCTCCGATGGGATAGCTTATAGTACCCTCTCGCTCTTTGATGCTCTGAAAAAAGGGATAGAAAGCGGAGAAATCAAGGAGGTGTATGATGATGAATTCTTTGAGCATAAGCTCACCCCGCAAGAAGCCATAAACTCCCTTTCCAGAACCGATACTACCGATTGGTATTATGAGCAAAAGGATGCAGGCGTGGATATGAGCAAAGTAAAAGATAACGGAATTGACTACTACCCCGTAGGGAGCGACAAAGTCAAAATGATTAAAATCAAAGGTATGTGGTACATAGACCGCCGATTGGGCGAAATGCGCTACCGTATTTTAGGCCTCTCTATGATGGGCCCCGATGCACAATCTATGGGGCGCGGTTTTGAGGGCGCAGATGATTATGTAGATTTATTCTGGATTTGGTACCCCGATGCGCGTAAAGTACTCAACCGCTACAAGGTATTTAATCCCAAAAATGCCGCCTCCAAAGTTACCTTTGATGATATGCTCAACGGCAGAAGATTTAATACAATCATCTATAAAACAAGCGATATGATGGGCAATAGAAGCATCGACCAATTTATTCCAAAAGATGCCCAAGCCCAGCTAGAAGCCAGCCGAAAAATCAAAGAAGAAATTCTACAAAAAGAAAACGAAATGTGGAATTACTAAAAAATATTCCGAAAATATGACAAATATAATCCCGATGTATTAGCATATCGGGATTTTTTTATGCTAACTTTGCCCCATGAAAACACAATATATATTAGTGGGCTATGGGCTAGCCAATGTTTGTTTTGCTAAATATTGTGTAGAAAACAAACAATCTTTTGTAATTTTCGATGATCAAAAAATCACCGCCTCTAATGTGGCCGCAGGAGTGGTAAACCCTATAGTTCTCAAAAGATTTACGCCCGTTTGGCAGGCCATTGAACAAATGGATTTATTGAAAAAAACTTTCGGTGAATTTACAGAGCTTTTGGGCAATAAATATTTTCATGAAATGCCCATTTATCGTGTTTTGGCAAACGATAAAGAAGCAGAAATTTGGCATAGAAAAATCCAAGAAAATACAATTTTAGAAAAGTATTTAGCACCCAAAATAATCGATAATAAGTACGAAAGCCTAAAAGCAGAACACGGCTTCGGTGCTATGAACGAGACGGGCTATGTAGACATTACCCAGCTCTTAGCCGATTTTAAAAATCAGTATAAAGAACATTTCCGGAATGAGAAATTTGATTACACTCAATTAAATGTAGACAATAATACCTATCAAGACCTTACATTTGATAAAATCGTATTTGCCGAGGGCACCAAAGTATTGCAAAACCCTTATTTCGGATTTATTCCCGTGGTGCCCAATAAGGGGCAGGTGCTAAAAGTGCGCACCGAGGAGCCGCTCCCTCACGCCATCGTTAAATCCAAATGTTTCCTGATGCCTATCGGAGAGAACGAGTATTATGTAGGCGCGACCTACAACCGCGAGTTTCAAAATGAGGAGGCCACGCTAGAAGACCGACAAAAATTGCAGGAGCAATTAGAGCATTTTTATACAAAAAGGTATCAAATAATAGACGAAAAGGTAGGCACGCGCCCTACTGTGCCAGATAGGCGCCCTATCATAGGTCAGCACCCAGAGCACCCCGCGCTTTATGTTTTAAACGGCCTAGGCACGCGAGGTACCTTTAATGGGCCGGCAATGGCCAAGGCACTTTATGAGGCAATAGAGCAAGGTGCGGAGATAGACCCGCAGATAAATATTCGGAGATTTTTATAAAAGAGAGTAAGCGCCCTTTGGGCGCTTTTTTTTTGCCTTATTGAGGGAGCATTCCGTGAGAAATTGCTTACTTCCGAAATGTATTTAAGTACTTCTGAAATATATTTTACTACTTTCTGAAATACATTTAGATACTTCTGAAATATATTTAAGTACTTCCGAAATGTATTTAAGTACTTCCGAAATATATTTAGATACTTCTGAAATGTATTTTGGTACTTCCGAAATGTATTTAAGTACTTCCGAAATGTATTTAAGTACTTCCGAAATGTATTTTGGTACTTCTGAAATGTATTTAAGTACTTCCGAAATATATTTAGATACTTCCGAAATATATTTTACTACTTTCTGAAATACTTTTTATTAAGATTGTAAAGAAAATTTGTAATTTAGATTGAGATTATTCCCTTTTGGGAGATAAATAGGCTCAATGAGGGGGGGAGTGCTTTTTAATTTGGGGGCTAAAAATTTTAATGAAGAGAGGGAGGAGGAGTGTTTGGGAAAGAGGTAGGGGAGAAATATGTAGAGAATTGGTTTTAAGGTGTTGTGCTAGCCGATGAAAAGATGTATTTTTGTGGAATGTTACAAGCGCAAAATGTTGGAGTACACTTCGCAGGCAATTATTTATTTGATGGAGTTACCTTTAGAATTAATAAAGGAGATCGCGTCGGGCTCGCAGGGAAAAATGGAGCAGGGAAATCAACTTTGCTAAAAATCCTTTCAAAAAAACAAAATCCTACCGAGGGAGAAGTAGTGTATGAAGGGCAAATTAGTGTGGGGTACCTGTCTCAGGATATTGATTTTGAGGAGGGGCGCACCGTGTGGGAGGAGGCCGGACAGGCTTTTGAGCAGCTAAATTATTTGCAGCAGCGAATGGAGGAGGTGAATCATCAATTAGCCACTCGCACGGATTATGAAAGCGAGGCGTACCACGATTTAATACACGATATTAGCCACTTAACAGAGCGCTACACGATGCTCGGAGGCTACACCAAAGATGCCGATATTGAAAAAGTGCTTAAAGGATTAGGCTTTAAGGATACGGACTTTAATCGTTTAACTTCGGAATTTTCAGGCGGGTGGCGTATGCGCGTGGAATTAGCAAAATTGCTACTTCAAAAACACGATGTGATGTTGCTCGACGAGCCTACAAACCATTTGGATATAGATTCCATCTTGTGGCTTGAAGAATTTTTAAAAAGTTACGAAGGAGCCGTTATTTTAGTCTCTCACGATAAGCTATTCCTCGATAATGTAACCAATCGCACACTAGAAGTGGCCAATAAGCGCATACACGACTACAAGGCGAATTATTCCAAATACATTCAGCTCCGCGACGAGCGCAGAGAGCAGCTCAAAGCAGAGAAAAAGAATCAAGAACAATATATAAAACACACCGAGCAGCTCATCGATAAGTTTCGCGCCAAGGCCTCCAAAGCCTCCACCGCAAAATCATTGCAAAAAAAATTAGAGCGCATCGATATCATAGAGGTAGAGAACGAAGATGTACACAATATGAACATTAATTTTGAAGCCTCGCAGCGCTCGGGCAAAGTGGTGTTTAATTTAGAAAATGTCAAGAAAGCCTTCGGGAATCATACCATATTTAGCGGTGTAAATCTTGAAATCGTGCGGGGCGAAAAGGTGGCCTTCGTGGGACAAAACGGACAAGGCAAAACCACCCTTGCGCGTTGCATCGTGGGCGAACTAGATTTTGAAGGCAACATTAAGCACGGGCATAATGTAGAGGTGGGGTATTTTGCCCAAAATCAGCATCATGTATTAGTGGATAGCCGTAGCGTGCTTGATGAGGCAGAACACGCCGCCAATGAGAATACAAGACCCAAGGTGCGCGATGTGCTAGGCGCTTTCCTTTTCAGTGGCGAGGCCGCCGAGAAAAAGGTAAAAGTACTCTCGGGCGGTGAGCGCAATCGCTTGGCACTTGCCAAATTGCTCCTGCACCCTTCCAATGTTTTAATTATGGACGAGCCTACCAATCACCTAGATATTCAGTCCAAAGAAATCTTAAAAAAAGCCCTCAATAACTATGAGGGAACCCTCATTCTCGTTTCCCACGACAGGGAGTTCCTCAGCGGGCTAGCCGATAAAATTGTGGAATTTAAAGATGGCGAAGTCAAAGAATTCTTAGGCAATATCGATGAATATTTGGAATATAGAAAAGCCTCCAATATGCGCGAAATTGAGAAAGTGGAGCCTAAAAAACAACCCAACAAAGCCCCCACAACACCCCCTGAAAGAAAAGAAGATAAGCGGATTAAAAATAAAATAAATAATTTAGAGGCCGAAATCGCCAATATAGAAAAAGAAATCGCCAAGCTAGAAGAAAAATTTATGCAAGAAAATCCAAGCAAGGAGCAATTGGCAAATTATGAATCTTTAAAAAATAATTTGCAAGCAAAAATGCAGCTTTGGGAGGAATTATCTGAACAAATTTAAAAATAACTAATTATGAGCAAATCAAACAAAACCATTGCAGGCTACCATATTTTAATGTTGCTTTCGACCATCGATGAGGATTTTGATTCTCGTGCCGATAATATCATTCGCGAGTATTTAAGCGATGAGTCTCCTTTTTCTTTAAATCTTGATCAAGATTTAGAGGAAATCATCAACCTAGAAAGCACAGAGGTAGAAAAACATTTTGTGAGCAAAGTAGAGGATTTTTACGATGATTCCACACCAGAGGAGCGTGAGCAATTCATCGAAGTTGCCAAAAAACTCATTCGTGCAGATGAGGATATTACCGATAGCGAAAATGCGTTTTACAAAATATTATTAAAGACTTTTAGAGCAAAAGACCAAGTGCAAGCATAAGTTTGAATTTTAGACAGTTTTTACGCATCATTAAAAATCCTTAAATTTGCCAAAAGTTGAAAAAACGAAAAATTTAATATTTAAAAAACGAAAAGAAATCAATGTTTCAAAGTTTACAAGATAAATTAGATAGCGCTCTACACACGCTCAAAGGGCACGGGCATATCTCAGAAATTAATGTCGCAGAGACGATTAAGGAAATCCGCCGCGCACTTGTGGACGCCGATGTGAGCTACAAAGTTGCCAAAGATTTTACCAATAAGGTGAAGGAAAAAGCCATAGGGCAAAATGTATTGACCACGCTGAACCCAGGGCAATTGATGACTAAAATCGTGCACGATGAAATGGCAGAGCTTATGGGTGGCGAAACACAAGAATTAAATGTTTCGGTCAATCCCACGATTATCCTCATCGCAGGGTTACAAGGTTCGGGGAAAACTACTTTTTCAGGCAAATTGGCGCAATTCCTTAAAAATAAGAAAAATAAAAAGCCACTCTTAGTAGCAGGCGATGTGTACCGTCCTGCAGCGATTAATCAGCTAAAAGTTTTAGGTGAACAAATCGAAGTGCCTGTTTATACCGAGGAGGGCAACAAAAATCCTGTAGAAATAGCCTTAAATGCACTGCAATTAGCCAAACAAAACAACAATAATGTAATCATTGTGGATACCGCAGGGCGTTTAGCAATAGATGAAGCAATGATGCAGGAGATTCGAAATGTGCACCAAGCCATTAAGCCA
It includes:
- the gldK gene encoding gliding motility lipoprotein GldK, which codes for MIRIYLAVFMAVTLTSCNISSGKKKSFNDRGMIIPRNKSKSFIPQRPVGMVPIPGGSFVMGQTDYDFAQQRNASPKTVSVSGFFMDETEITNDMYHDFVNYVRDSIVRQRLAERANELGYSGGDNQGQTGIAEYAFKVRTNDNGDPSAYDQYINEMADGRSGYDSERQLNWDIPIIWDKYEYPDRDYVEVMESMYYPPEDRFNGERLIDVRKLNYVFTEIDKNKAAQYSKSGKTRKEFVTTNTINVYPDTTVWVRDFNYAYNDPLHQDYFWNTAYSKYPVVGVTWDQARGFCAYRTDKHRKYNQSRKSKSASDVIVYRLPTEVEWEYAARGGLQDAPYPWGGPYLMDSRGCYLANFKPKRGDYVEDCCSKSKKAGFIYTAPVKSFYPNDYGLYDMAGNVAEWTQSPYGTTSSEYTSTLNPYLGAGKENKKKTVKGGSWKDVGYLLMVANREYENKDSARSYIGFRTVQSIPEGADVNYRRIRK
- a CDS encoding ABC-F family ATP-binding cassette domain-containing protein, with the protein product MLQAQNVGVHFAGNYLFDGVTFRINKGDRVGLAGKNGAGKSTLLKILSKKQNPTEGEVVYEGQISVGYLSQDIDFEEGRTVWEEAGQAFEQLNYLQQRMEEVNHQLATRTDYESEAYHDLIHDISHLTERYTMLGGYTKDADIEKVLKGLGFKDTDFNRLTSEFSGGWRMRVELAKLLLQKHDVMLLDEPTNHLDIDSILWLEEFLKSYEGAVILVSHDKLFLDNVTNRTLEVANKRIHDYKANYSKYIQLRDERREQLKAEKKNQEQYIKHTEQLIDKFRAKASKASTAKSLQKKLERIDIIEVENEDVHNMNINFEASQRSGKVVFNLENVKKAFGNHTIFSGVNLEIVRGEKVAFVGQNGQGKTTLARCIVGELDFEGNIKHGHNVEVGYFAQNQHHVLVDSRSVLDEAEHAANENTRPKVRDVLGAFLFSGEAAEKKVKVLSGGERNRLALAKLLLHPSNVLIMDEPTNHLDIQSKEILKKALNNYEGTLILVSHDREFLSGLADKIVEFKDGEVKEFLGNIDEYLEYRKASNMREIEKVEPKKQPNKAPTTPPERKEDKRIKNKINNLEAEIANIEKEIAKLEEKFMQENPSKEQLANYESLKNNLQAKMQLWEELSEQI
- a CDS encoding FAD-binding oxidoreductase, with the protein product MKTQYILVGYGLANVCFAKYCVENKQSFVIFDDQKITASNVAAGVVNPIVLKRFTPVWQAIEQMDLLKKTFGEFTELLGNKYFHEMPIYRVLANDKEAEIWHRKIQENTILEKYLAPKIIDNKYESLKAEHGFGAMNETGYVDITQLLADFKNQYKEHFRNEKFDYTQLNVDNNTYQDLTFDKIVFAEGTKVLQNPYFGFIPVVPNKGQVLKVRTEEPLPHAIVKSKCFLMPIGENEYYVGATYNREFQNEEATLEDRQKLQEQLEHFYTKRYQIIDEKVGTRPTVPDRRPIIGQHPEHPALYVLNGLGTRGTFNGPAMAKALYEAIEQGAEIDPQINIRRFL
- a CDS encoding TerB family tellurite resistance protein, which encodes MSKSNKTIAGYHILMLLSTIDEDFDSRADNIIREYLSDESPFSLNLDQDLEEIINLESTEVEKHFVSKVEDFYDDSTPEEREQFIEVAKKLIRADEDITDSENAFYKILLKTFRAKDQVQA
- the gldL gene encoding gliding motility protein GldL, whose protein sequence is MAAKTKKKDVILNMVYSLGAAVVIIGALFKINHWGFGPLNGSILLAIGLGVEALIFIIFAFDPPAGEYEWERAYPELADPNAKPVARRQNFAIEPEISESSLSAKLDKMLAEAKLDAALMTRLKDGISSFSSTVEEMNRTVDASRNTQKYGDQLALAANHMESLNSLYQLQLENGKKQVELNQKFINEMQKSASGSEQFMAEMNKLTQNVNDLNKVYGGMLSAMRLPNV
- the gldN gene encoding gliding motility protein GldN produces the protein MKFKILNIAMVLMGVFVANAQSVLNAKSPEELRKMREEGLSLNAKGEKVQNADEPMPYGYIEDNDVLWSKVVWEIIDMNEKLNQPYYNSSDGIAYSTLSLFDALKKGIESGEIKEVYDDEFFEHKLTPQEAINSLSRTDTTDWYYEQKDAGVDMSKVKDNGIDYYPVGSDKVKMIKIKGMWYIDRRLGEMRYRILGLSMMGPDAQSMGRGFEGADDYVDLFWIWYPDARKVLNRYKVFNPKNAASKVTFDDMLNGRRFNTIIYKTSDMMGNRSIDQFIPKDAQAQLEASRKIKEEILQKENEMWNY
- the gldM gene encoding gliding motility protein GldM; translated protein: MAKGNLPPRQKMINLMYLIFIAMMAMQIDREVLRSFEGVNTSLTDAYTLASENNNTFYEQIKNKAKDDADYQKVQEKAENVKAKSNEVFQAIEAVKQKLIAETGYQAPREGEETSYNSLQNTDAVTNLLFRDQDPSETGIELKNKINEYHNFMLSQYASDRDKSRVNKLFSTEGEAKKEWLYRMFYNQPMVAALTNLSKIQSDVRTEEGNLVRNLLSDKLEDEIQLKAFQPIVDIPPIVKKGEKVVANIAFGAYDNTLQGSVTANGRRIALSNGRATFDLNTSADGTQTVRGTMTYKKPDGSTETMPFERTYQVVGETLAKAPTGGSISADKMNVVYRGVTNPITATINGADGPINMTASTGSLSGSNGKYNYRVSSGNTVVFTASAKTSSGAVVTEKKEFRIKPVPPPQGQIRGKNSLTTSVSSLSRLTVEAAIPNFEFPVSFTVKSFKVKVPGQRTVSVTGNNLSGAERVLKTVKSGDAVNIFDIEATASGIDGRIPNISPVVIDVQ